Proteins encoded by one window of Methylovirgula ligni:
- a CDS encoding GSCFA domain-containing protein: MPLFDISAAEAVETRKANPFATWPERSRANRVEPVAKPFFKAPFRLRRGEAIFTVGSCFARNVEVELMKCGFEVPMRHLLKKPEFRNMESGIVNNFGTPSIYNEFAWALGERPFVPEEHFVEVLPGKFADMHIVPSIRAENWDWVLARRRAITEAYRTVRGCRVVIMTLGLIEVWFDTKSSYYLNAPPRPSVVKREPERFRLHVLSYEEVYHYLEGALRLIKAHGHKDVAVLLTISPVPLTATHREQDVMVANTYSKSVLRAAAEAAAARSDFVTYFPSYESVTLSARAVAWRDDMVHVTDAIVALNVSRLFEAFVDDDAIGARYQREISEGGVLMAVEWARKIRESDSGEAEAFFRRYGKLAEESVEFAFEYADYLTSKDDYAGALAVLDRAPNADEDLQVVIAGAKLMLKLGKARGAYERLDSFATPEQRLHGVWDNLVGAAKAAGDGELLKDVTERWCAAVPKKAGRTRTLTGRWFHMHRDFATALVYLQQAVKLTPEDATARIFYIQTLDALGRVGDAEANFALVRPTTPNEIILFERLQRRFGVAGNGAAGALADGNKVLERQPSEILVR; the protein is encoded by the coding sequence ATGCCGCTATTTGACATTTCAGCTGCGGAAGCTGTCGAGACGAGGAAGGCAAACCCCTTCGCGACTTGGCCGGAGCGATCCAGGGCCAACCGCGTCGAGCCCGTTGCGAAGCCGTTTTTCAAGGCGCCCTTCCGTCTGCGGCGCGGCGAAGCGATCTTCACCGTCGGATCCTGCTTCGCCCGGAATGTCGAAGTCGAATTGATGAAGTGCGGCTTCGAAGTGCCGATGCGGCACTTGTTGAAGAAGCCCGAGTTCCGCAACATGGAATCGGGGATCGTCAACAATTTCGGGACCCCCTCTATCTATAATGAGTTTGCGTGGGCGCTGGGCGAAAGGCCTTTCGTGCCGGAGGAGCATTTCGTCGAAGTGCTGCCAGGCAAATTCGCCGACATGCATATCGTCCCGTCGATTCGCGCGGAAAATTGGGATTGGGTGCTTGCGCGGCGCCGGGCGATTACGGAAGCTTATCGCACCGTTCGCGGTTGTCGGGTCGTCATCATGACTCTCGGCCTGATCGAAGTCTGGTTCGATACCAAGTCATCTTATTATTTGAATGCCCCGCCGAGGCCCAGCGTCGTGAAGCGCGAGCCTGAGCGGTTCCGTCTGCATGTTCTATCCTACGAGGAAGTTTATCATTATCTCGAAGGAGCGCTGCGGCTCATCAAGGCGCATGGTCACAAGGACGTCGCGGTTCTTCTGACGATCTCGCCGGTCCCGCTCACCGCGACGCACCGCGAGCAGGATGTGATGGTGGCGAATACCTATTCCAAATCGGTGCTTCGCGCTGCCGCCGAAGCTGCTGCCGCGCGAAGCGATTTCGTCACTTATTTCCCAAGTTATGAATCGGTGACGTTGTCCGCTCGAGCCGTCGCGTGGCGCGACGACATGGTTCATGTCACGGATGCGATCGTTGCCCTCAATGTGAGCCGCCTGTTTGAGGCTTTTGTCGACGATGACGCCATCGGGGCGCGTTATCAGCGCGAGATCAGCGAGGGCGGCGTCCTGATGGCCGTCGAATGGGCTCGCAAAATTCGCGAATCGGACTCCGGTGAGGCCGAAGCTTTTTTCAGACGATATGGAAAGCTCGCGGAGGAGTCCGTCGAGTTCGCGTTTGAATATGCGGATTATCTGACGTCCAAGGACGATTATGCCGGCGCGCTCGCCGTGCTCGATCGCGCGCCGAATGCGGATGAGGATCTGCAAGTGGTTATTGCGGGGGCGAAGCTTATGCTGAAGCTCGGCAAAGCGCGCGGAGCCTATGAACGACTCGATTCTTTCGCTACGCCAGAGCAACGTTTGCACGGCGTTTGGGACAATCTCGTAGGCGCCGCGAAAGCGGCCGGAGACGGCGAATTGCTGAAGGATGTGACCGAACGCTGGTGCGCCGCGGTGCCTAAAAAGGCAGGCCGCACGCGCACGCTGACTGGCCGCTGGTTTCATATGCACAGGGATTTCGCGACCGCGCTTGTCTATCTTCAGCAGGCGGTGAAGCTGACGCCCGAAGATGCGACTGCGCGTATTTTTTATATTCAAACGCTTGATGCTTTGGGTCGAGTCGGAGATGCCGAGGCAAATTTTGCGCTCGTGCGGCCGACAACACCGAATGAAATCATCTTGTTTGAGCGTTTGCAGCGCCGGTTTGGCGTGGCCGGAAACGGTGCCGCGGGCGCCCTCGCGGATGGCAATAAGGTACTGGAGCGTCAGCCTTCCGAAATTTTAGTGCGGTGA